The Flavobacteriales bacterium sequence TAGCCTTGGGAGGATGGCATTTAAAAAGCTGCCCGCATATAGAGGAGTTCTGAATAGATTAGGTCGAATATTGGTACGGACACCATTCTTGGATGAAAAACTACTCAAGGTCGCCTTGGAGAATACTAGGTCTGAAGAGCGCTGTACTCAGCTTTACAATACTTGGACTTTTCTCAGATGTATCCGACCTGAAGTAGAGCGGATAGGTCGTGAGTTGGAATTGAGATCAATTCCGATCATAGTCCACCTTGGACGCTTCGATAAGTTGATCGATGCGGCTAAAGTATTGGAATGGAGCTATTTGAATAGAAACCCGCAACATGCCCTTGTACATGAGGTGGGACATGATCTGCTCAAGTCCCGTCTGGCCGATTCTATCATGAAGGCTGATCCTTCCTTACAATAGCTTCTCAAGTTGCTTGCGCATCGTGTTGCCTATTCTGTAAGGTCTGATCTCCGCTAAGGGGATTAATTCCATTACTTTTGACGCCCACTAATGTTAATGAATAGATAAACCTGATGAAAAAATTAGTTACAACAGCATTGGGTCTTCTTCTGATCAGCGGACTGGTCGCACAAGAAGTCACCTACCCAACATCCCTGACCAAGCAAGACCGTGTCGAAAGCATCGTCAAGTCTGCTAATAAGCCCACCAGCTTCTTGAATAAAGGAGTAGCCTTCTACACCGAGACATTCTCCAATGGATTCGATGGTGAGAACGGTGCTATCACTGTGGAGGATTCCGGAGGGGATACTCCCATATGGATGATGGCTACATCGGCTAGTCCAGCAGGTGAATTCAGTGGTAACCAATTGGCATTGACTTCCACAACTGCATCCAATGGCTGGGCCATATTCGATTGCGATCTATGGAATACACCTATCTCAGATGGCTTTGAAGATGTCCAAGGATTTATGACGCTTCCAGAATTGGACTGTTCAGCTAGAAATACTGTCCTGGTCGAATTCGAACAGACCTTTAGATATTGCTGTTTCTCTCCTTCACCACTCACTCTCGGAGTTAGTATAGATGGAGGAACCACGTGGACAGAATTTGCTGCGCAAGGTGAAGAGTTCATCGAGTCTGCCAACGAATGGTCAGGTCCAGTCACAACGACATTGATCGATATCTCATGTGCCGCTGCCAATGAGGCCAGTGTACTTGTGAGATTTGGTTACAATGCAGACTTCGCTGGAGGATACTCCCACTACTTCTGGGGTATCGATGATATCGCAATCTCGGAGAACCCGAATCAGTACGATCTACGGATCAACCAGCTCACGAACGGAGATGTGTTCAATATATATGAGTACAGAGTTACTCCTATCCAGCAAGCTATCATTGAAGCTGAGGGAGGACTGATCATCGGTACCATGTATGAGAACACAGGTCAAGATGACCAGACCAACGTGATCATCACTTCTGAAGTGCTGGATTCTGATGATAATGTAGTTGCTACAGTAGTATCCGATCCTTTCGATCTACCTGCAAAACGCAATTCTTTGGTCTGCCCGGTCTTCGAAGACACTATCTACCAAGCTACGAACTGGGTTCCTAGTGAGACGGGAACATATACCGTCCGCTCAACGATCTCTTCCGATCAGGTGCAGAGTTTCCCTGAGGATGACGTGATGGAGAAAGTGATCGAGTACACCACGTGTATGTATGGTCACGATGATGAGACAGCCTTGGACCTCGAATGGGAGGCACGTGAGGCCGATGATCCTGAATTCTTTGAGAATGTAGGATATGGTAACAACTACACTGTACCGAATGAAGGTTCTGTGGGAATAGGTGCCTTGGTGAGACTCGGACCGAATTGTGACTCGGAATTCGAAGCTGAGATACGCACTTACGAATACGATCCGGCTACACAATCAGTCAACGATGCTGTATTCCTATCGACTTTCTACGAAATCCAACCAGAAGACATCCCAGGAAGTATCGAGGAATCATTCAACATCTACGTAGAATTCGATGATGAAGTGCTACTGGAGCCAGGTATGTTCTACTTCATTGCTTTGGTCAATGATGAGATTTCTCCAAATAATCTTACGGTGTTGGCCAATGAGCGTACGGATACGGATTTTTCTTCTGGACGAATCAATCAGACCGGTGCTGGAGACTTCGTCTGGTTCCTGACCGAACCTGAGACTCCAGCTATCCGCTTGATAGTAGACGAGCCTGATTGCTTCACTACCGGTCCAAGTGGAATATTGGAATTCGAAGAACTGGCTGTTGAGTTGGGTCAGAACGTACCAAACCCGGCCTCTGGTCTGACTACCATCCA is a genomic window containing:
- a CDS encoding T9SS type A sorting domain-containing protein, which encodes MKKLVTTALGLLLISGLVAQEVTYPTSLTKQDRVESIVKSANKPTSFLNKGVAFYTETFSNGFDGENGAITVEDSGGDTPIWMMATSASPAGEFSGNQLALTSTTASNGWAIFDCDLWNTPISDGFEDVQGFMTLPELDCSARNTVLVEFEQTFRYCCFSPSPLTLGVSIDGGTTWTEFAAQGEEFIESANEWSGPVTTTLIDISCAAANEASVLVRFGYNADFAGGYSHYFWGIDDIAISENPNQYDLRINQLTNGDVFNIYEYRVTPIQQAIIEAEGGLIIGTMYENTGQDDQTNVIITSEVLDSDDNVVATVVSDPFDLPAKRNSLVCPVFEDTIYQATNWVPSETGTYTVRSTISSDQVQSFPEDDVMEKVIEYTTCMYGHDDETALDLEWEAREADDPEFFENVGYGNNYTVPNEGSVGIGALVRLGPNCDSEFEAEIRTYEYDPATQSVNDAVFLSTFYEIQPEDIPGSIEESFNIYVEFDDEVLLEPGMFYFIALVNDEISPNNLTVLANERTDTDFSSGRINQTGAGDFVWFLTEPETPAIRLIVDEPDCFTTGPSGILEFEELAVELGQNVPNPASGLTTIQYSLDESMDLVFQLTDSQGRLISEQVLGTVAPGQHFIEVDMTGAAVGMYQYSLISGNKKITKRMVVAN